The proteins below are encoded in one region of Flavobacterium nackdongense:
- a CDS encoding LuxR C-terminal-related transcriptional regulator yields MQNLYNVLNPNRIAKDSISYQISSDELTNSIISTGYFYFYIMDFFDMTLSHISPSIAEIHGFDSKTISFNDILGAIHPDDVDFVAKAEAIATDFFYNKVEYEKMLRDKTSYSFRFRVQNGEYTLFKNQSLMLSLDDNGGLGKSLNIHTRIDHLGNLNTYKISFIDLNGVPSFMNLSRDEQNKENHEFSKREIDIIKLLSNGLSNVEIAEKLFIRALTVKKHRSNILAKSDTKNTAQLIKNCILQGLI; encoded by the coding sequence ATGCAAAATTTATATAATGTTTTGAATCCCAATAGAATAGCAAAGGATAGCATTTCTTATCAAATTTCTTCTGATGAACTTACTAATTCGATTATTAGCACGGGTTACTTTTATTTTTATATTATGGATTTTTTTGATATGACCCTTTCTCATATTAGTCCATCAATAGCCGAAATTCATGGATTTGATTCTAAAACGATTTCTTTTAATGATATACTAGGGGCTATTCATCCCGATGATGTTGATTTTGTTGCAAAAGCAGAAGCGATTGCAACTGATTTTTTTTATAACAAAGTGGAGTATGAAAAAATGTTAAGGGATAAGACAAGCTACAGTTTTCGATTTCGAGTGCAAAATGGAGAATATACCTTATTCAAAAATCAGTCACTTATGCTTTCATTGGATGATAACGGAGGATTGGGGAAATCGCTCAATATCCACACACGCATTGATCACTTGGGTAATTTGAACACTTACAAAATATCGTTTATAGATCTAAACGGTGTGCCTTCCTTTATGAATCTGAGCCGTGATGAACAAAATAAGGAAAACCACGAATTTTCTAAAAGAGAAATTGACATCATAAAGCTCCTCAGCAACGGATTGAGTAATGTCGAAATAGCCGAAAAACTTTTCATTAGAGCCTTGACTGTAAAAAAACACCGAAGCAATATACTTGCAAAATCCGATACCAAAAACACCGCGCAACTCATTAAAAACTGCATTCTGCAGGGACTTATTTAA